The genomic interval GGCACGCGCCCCGCTGGCCGCTGCTATGGTTGGCAAAACCATTGGCAGTTACATTAAAGAAGGCAAGGTACCCGCTGATATAACCAAGCGTTACGGCAATACCGTTGAGCAAATATTTACCGCCAGTACAACCTTGAAACAGCAATATGGCGAAGATGTAGCAAGGATTCCCACCAGCGCTATGGGCGTTTACAATTACTTCGATCGTCTGGCCGTGGGCTTGCAGCAGCTAATGTGCGGTGCCCGCAAGTTCAGCATTGATTATATCACCAGAGATGACTTGGCCAGCATTACCCGAGAAGCGGCGCAGGTTACCGGCATACCCTATATCATGGATTTAGATGCCGAAGAAGTTGAAAAAATACTGGGCTAATTCATAGATGTAAACAAGGGGAGTTTAAGGAGAGGTTGTCCCATGTCAACGGGCAATGAACGAAAAACAAAAACGGTACAGTCGGTGGATCGTTCCCTGGCCATTTTAGAAGCTTTGGCCAGGCACAGGGAACCAATAGCACTAACCGTGCTCAGCGTTAAATTAGGACTGAACATCAGTACGGTACACCGTCTGCTCAATACACTAATTGTTGCCGGGTTTGTGGAGCAAGAGCCCAATCAGGGTCGTTACCGTCTGGGCCTCAAAACATTTGAAATAGGTAATGCTGCTCTGTATAATCTGGACATTCGCTCTATTGCCAAACCCTATCTTAAAGAACTGGTGGATAGGTGCAATGAAACGGCCAATCTTTCTGTACTCAACCGTGGTGAGGTAGTTTATATAGATCAAGTAGAATCACCCAATATAGTAAAAATGTTTGCAAAGCCCGGGACCAGAGGGCCGGCTTACTGCACGGCCAGCGGCAAGGTGCTGCTGGCCTCCCTTCCCCCGGGCGAACTGAACCAAATTGTCAAGAAAAACAAGTTTTATAAATATACCGATCGTACCATTACTGATTCCGAACTGTTTAAAAAAGAATTAGCTAAAGTTAAACAACAGAATTATGCTATTGATTTTGGTGAACTGGAAGAAGGAGTACAGTGCGTGGCAGCGCCCGTTCGTAATCATGAGGGTAAAACCATTGCTGCCATTAGCGTATCCGGGCCAGCTACCCGCATTAGCCAGAGTTTTCCCCGGGCTGAACTGATAAAACTTATTATCGAAGCCGCCAACCGTATATCTCTCCAGTTAGGTTTTTATCGTTAATATTATCTCCACTTTCGTATTTTAGGTTGGATTGGCACCTTGTGATTAGGGAGGTGCGCGCTATGGGTATCAACAATAAGGTAAGCACGGGCTTGAAGGGTTTTGATCAGGCCATTGACATGCTGCGACTGGGTGATAATGTGGTATGGCAGGTGGATGAAGTCTCCGATTACCGGAAAATCGTTGAACCCTATGCAGTACAGGCCAGGCTGGACCAAAGAAAACTGGTTTACGTTCGTTTTGGCAGGCACGCTCCGCTGTTGAAAGAAAGTCCGGAGATTAAAGTATATCACCTGGATGCACAAAAGGGATTTGAAGGTTTTGCCACGGCGGTGCACAGCCTGGTGGAACAAGAAGGACAAGAAACCTTTTATGTATTTGACTGCCTCAGTGATTTACTGGAATACTGGTACTCAGATTTAATGATCAGCAACTTTTTCAAGGTGTCCTGTCCCCTTTTGCATGAATTTGATACCCTAGCTTACTTTGCCATTAAACGCAATGTACACACCTACAGCACCATAGCTTGTATCCGTGAAACGACACAGTTGTTGCTGGATTTATACCATGTGAAGAACAAATTTTATGTTCATCCCCTTAAAGTCTGGAAGCGTTATTCGCCCACCATGTTTTTCCCGCATTTAATTCAGGACCAGGAAGCCGTCTGTATCACAGCCAGTTCTGAAGCCGCCGAGTTGTTCTCCAGTATTAACCGCGTTGGGGAAAGATTGGATTACTGGGATGTTGTTTTTAACAAGGCAAGATTTGCGCTGACTCTCGGGTTGGAAGAACAGGAAAAGGCCAAAAGGTTATTAATGAAACTGCTCATCGGCAGCGAGTCCAGAATGTTCGATCTGTGCGACCGGTATTTTACCTTGAGGGATATTTTAAACATAGCAACCAGAGTAGTGGGATCGGGCTTTATCGGAGGTAAAAGCGTGGGTATGCTGCTGGCGCGAAAAATTTTGGAGCAGGAAGGCCATAACCGTTTTACCCCTTTTTTGGAGCCTCATGACTCTTACTATATAGGGTCGGATGTTTACTATACCTATCTGGTGCAAAACGGTTGCTGGAAGCTACGCACCAAGCAAAAGACCAAAGAAGGTTTTTTTAAATACGCGCCTGAATTGAAACAAAAAATTTTAAATGGTAAGTTCTCGGAGCCCATACGGGAAGAATTTATGCGCATGCTTGAATACTTCGGGCAATCACCTGTTATTGTACGTTCCAGTTCCCTTTTGGAAGATAATTACGGTAACACCTTTGCGGGGAAATATGAAAGCGTGTTTTGCGTAAACCAGGGTACGCCCGAAGAACGCTTCGCCGCCTTTGAACAGGCGATCCGCACCGTTTATGCCAGCACTATGAACGAGGATGCGCTGGCCTACCGAATGAACCGGGGGCTTTTTGATAAGGATGAACAAATGGCCATCCTGGTGCAACGGGTGTCCGGGGATTATCATAAGGAAAGGTTTTTCCCTCACTTGGCGGGGGTGGGTAACTCATCCAACCTTTATGTCTGGGATAAAAGCATAGATATGAACGCAGGAATGCTGCGCCTGGTCTTCGGGCTTGGTACCAGGGCGGTGGAAAGAACCACCGGCGATTATGCCAAAATTGTTTGCTTGGATAACCCTCTACGCACGCCCCCGGTAAGCTGTGAGGATAGAAAAAAATATTCCCAGCGCTATGTTGATGTGCTTTCTTTGAAAAAAAACACATTAACCAGCCAAAGCTGGGATGAGATTGTCAACGATGATCTCAAAGCAGACAAAAACCTGTTTGCTTCTTGGGATTACCCGACAGCCAACCGGCTGCGCGAACTTGGTTATACCGGCAACCACCTGGCGTATATTCTTGATTTTTATAAACTGCTTAAAGATACTGAATTCCCGGACCTAATGCGAGATATGCTGGCACTGTTGTCCCGGGTTTATGATTACCCTGTGGACATTGAGTTCACAGTCAATTTTACTGCCGATAACCGCTTTAAGATCAATCTTCTGCAATGCCGCCCGTTGCGAACCAGGGGTCTGGGTACTGCGGTGCAGATGCCCGAACTGGTGGACGAACGAGACTGTTTCTTCTCAACGCGGGGTAATTTTATGGGCGGAAACGTGCGTTTACCTGTTGATTATGTTGTTTATGTAAATGCGCAGGCTTATGCGGAACGTAATGAGCAGAGTAAATGGGCGGTGGCCAGGCAGGTTGGCCTGCTAAATACGGCACTGAAAGGGAAAAGCGTCATGCTGGTGGGTCCGGGCAGGTGGGGGACCAGCACACCGTCGCTGGGCGTACCAGTGCATTTTTCAGAGCTGTGCAACATGTCGGTTATATGCGAGATAGCCTTCTGCGACGCGGGATTTACACCTGAGCTGTCCTACGGCACCCACTTTTTTCAGAACCTGGTGGAAGCGGGCATTTTTTATATAGCCATTTTTGACGGGCAGGAAGATGTTGTGTTTAACCCGGAATGCATTTTAAAAAAAGAAAATATGCTGGCAGCCATTTTACCTCAATGCAAACAGTCAGCCAACGTAATCCATGTTGCCCAAACAGATGGCCTGGTATTATTTTCCGATATTGTAACCCAGAAAGTTATATGCAAATCAAATGGTTCAAAAAGAAGCATTACTGCCACCGGGGTGAATTGAACAATAAAAACCGGGCTCAATCCACCCATCAAGAAAAAGCACTCTCGCTTTTACAACGGGAGTGCTTTCGAACGTTGTATAAAAACCGTTATGCAGCCGCAGGGGTTTGAAAAATTAGTGCCGGCTAATGCAAAAGGCTTTCCAGATCCGCCGTATCCGTTACCGGTTTACGGCAGGCCCGGTCCCGGCAAACATAAGCAGTAGCCTGCCCGTCAATGGCTTTTTGCTCCCTGGTGAATGGTGCCAGTTCTCCAATCAGGCCATCCTCCTGACCTTTACCATCCCCCTCGGGCCGGTAGATGAGCACAGCGCCCGGCAAATATTGCCGCTGGGCCAGACGTAACATTTCCGTCACCTGCGGGTCTTCCCTGCGCCCTGTAATGACAATTTCGCTGGTAGGCCCGGCAGCAAATAAAAGGGCGGTCATAAAATGCGCGTATCCCCTGGGATACTCGCTGGCTGCTCCGGCAAAAACATCTATCTGGCGCCGGGCCAGTTCATCCAGTTCCGCGTCACCGGTTATAGCGGCCAATTGCAGCAGGTTCAAAGCCATTACGGAATTGCCCGACGGCATGGCCCCGTCATATATCTCCTTGGGCCGGGCAATCAGCTGCTCGGAATCGGCACCATAGAAAAAGAATCCCCCTTGCTGCTCATCCCAGAACAATTCTCGCACCTGGTGAGTTAGTTCAATAGCCCGGGTCAGGTATGTGGCCTGAAAAGTTGCCCGGTATAGTTCTATTAGACCCCAAATCAAAAAGGCGTAATCGTCCAGGTACCCGTTAAAGCTGGATTCACCGTCCCGGTAGCGAGCCAGCAACCGGCCATCCTGCCTTTGCAGTTTTTGCTGAATAAACTGTAACGCATTTTCTGCGGCCTTCCGGTAACGCCCGTCCCCCAGCACGGCGGCTCCCCGGGCCAGTGCGGTGATCATCAATCCGTTCCAGGCCGTCAGTATTTTATCATCTTTAAAAGGATGTATCCTTTGATCCCGGTAGTCGTAAAGTTTTTGCCTGCATTCCTCCAGCAATTGCAGTAACGCTTGGGTTTCCATGCCCATTGCCCGGGCTTGCTCTTCCGGCAAAGCCTTTATTAAATTGGGTATGCTCTGTCCTTCGAAGTTACCATTTTCGGTAATGTCATAAACCTTGCAAAAAAAATCTCCATTTTCACTGCCTAGAACCTGACGCACTTCAGCAGGTCTCCAAACATAAAATTTTCCCTCCACCCCTTCGGAGTCGGCATCCTCGGCAGAGTAGAATCCTCCTTCGGGGTGGGTCATATCTCTGAGCACGTAGGTAAATATTTGACGTGCCGCTTCGGCATAAAATTCGTTTTGGGTGGCCTGGTAAGCTTCCAGAAATGCCAGGGCCAGCAGCGCATTATCGTATAACATTTTCTCGAAGTGGGGCACCAGCCACTTTTCGTCGGTGGAGTAGCGGGCATAGCCAAAACCGATATGATCGTTAATGCCACCCCGGTAAATGGAATGCAATGTTTTTTCTGCCATGTGAAGAGCGGTTTCTTCCCCGGTCTGTTTCCAGTAGCGCATTAAAAAAAGCAGGTTATGGGGTGTGGGAAACTTGGGGGCGGCGCCAAAACCGCCATATCGCTTGTCAAAGGATTGCCGGAACTGGTTGTAAGCCCGGGCGGTTATGTCAGCCGCCGATTCACCCGCCAGGCGGTGACCTGGTGTGAACTGTACCTGTTCCGTAATCATGTGGCTGGTTTGGACAAGCTTCTCTCTGTCACTGGCCCACTTATCAGCCACCTGCTTCAATATATCCAGCAGTCCGGCCCGGCCCCAGCGGGAGTGTTTAGGAAAATAAGTACCGGCGAAAAAAGGTTTTTTATCGGGAGTCATAATCACCGTCAGCGGCCAGCCTCCCTGGCCGGTCAAGGCCTGGCATACAGTCATGTATATCTGGTCGATATCAGGGCGTTCCTCCCTATCTACTTTTATGGATACAAAATGGCGGTTTAATTCATCCGCTACCTCTCGATCCTCAAAGGATTCTCTTTCCATTACGTGACACCAGTGACAGGTAGAATAGCCAATAGAGAGAAATACGGGTTTATCTTCCTCTCTGGCCTTATTGAATGCTTCATCACCCCAGGGGAACCAATCGACTGGATTATAAGCGTGCTGCAATAAATATGGTGATTTCTCATGGATTAACCGGTTGGGTTCTCCTTTTTTAGTCACAGGGTGTATCTCCTTGTTTTTTATTCTTTAATCAAAATCATATTCTATTTTCCCCATACAGACCTGTAGTATTCTGTTGCGGGGAATAACCGTCATACCCGTTAATGTCTTCCCATATATTTAGTTACATATTTTTTAATACATAGATTGGCCGGCAGACATAAGTCCCAGCTCAGGCGGTGAAGATAGCATGAACAAGTAACTGTAACAGCACTAAAAACCAGTGAATTTTGGCCTTTTTCTAACTTTAAAAGGTATAGCGGAAGTTTTGTTTAATTTAATTAATCTGTTAAAATATAATAATAATTAGATAGTAAATATGCAATATAAAGGAGAGTGAATCAATCACCATGGATGACGGCACGTCATTCAGTATTTTGATTGCGTTAAAAATTTTACTGGCTCTTTTTCTGGTGTTTTTAAACGCAGTTTTTGTCGCGGCGGAATTTGCCTTTGTTAAAGTAAGACCTACCCGCCTGGCCCAATTGGTTGCCGAGGGTAACGGCAGGGCCAAAATTGCCCAGGTCTGTGTAAATAACATTGACTCCTATCTTTCCGTATCCCAACTGGGCATTACCATATCCAGTCTGGGTCTGGGCTGGCTGGGCGAGCCGGTGGTAGCTAAACTGTTGGAACCTTTGCTTGTAGTATTCGGCATAACCTCCTCCGCTGCCCTGCATTCCATTTCATTCATCATCGCCTTTACCCTGGTAACATTTTTACATGTAGTATTTGGCGAATTGGTACCGAAATCCCTGGCCATACAACGGGCCGAGGCGGTAACTCTTTGGCTGGCTATACCTATGCGCCTTTCCTACTATCTTTTTTACCCCGGCATCGTGCTTTTTAACGGTACAGCCAACGGAATACTACGAAAGATAGGTGTACAGCCGGCCAGCGAGCATGAGAAAAGCCACAACGAGGAAGAATTGCAAATGTTGGTTTCCGAAAGTTATCGTGGCGGCCACTTGGATACAGATGAGTGGCGCCTGCTGCAAAATGTTTTTGAATTTGAAAAGAAAGTGGTAAAGGATATCATGGTTCCCAGGCCTGAGGTTGTATTTTTGGACTACAGGAAAAGCTTGGCGGAAAACAAGCATAAAGCCCTACACTCAGGCCACACCCGCTTCCCCCTTTGTGATGGAAATACGGATAATGTGGTGGGCCTGGTTCACATTAAAGAGCTTTTTCAACTAAATGATGATTCCAGCCTTGACGATATAAAACGTAACATTATGATTATTCCCGAAGGCCTGCATTTAGATAAATTACTGCGTGACTTTCAACAAAGCCACCAGCACATGGCCCTGGTGGTGGACGAATACGGCTGTACTGCCGGTATTGTAACCATGGAAAACGTGCTGGAGGAATTGGTGGGTGAAATACAGGACGAATTCGACCATGAACAGCCGGAAGTAGCTCCGGAAAAGGACGGTGCTTTTCTGGTGGATGGTCGCTTGCCGCTGGAGGAAGCAGCGGAAATGTTTTGCCTGCCCCTGGATGATGAAAATGAGTATGACACCCTGGGTGGATACGTTTTCGGCAAACTGGGCAAACGACCCCGGGTGGGAGACAAAGTGGAACTACCCGGACACCGGCTTGAGGTGGCCGAAATTACAGGCCTGAGAATTCGCCGTATCCGCCTTAATATATTAAATAAAGAATTATGCGAAAGCAGACCGGTGGCTTAACAATGACATGCCCCCTCGGTTGGTCAATCCGAGGGGCTTTTTATTCAATCACTAACATTTCCCACTACGCGATTTTTTATCTTTACTACCACTCTGATAACCTTTTGCATATGATGTAATGGGCCGGGTAGATGCAACAGGGCATCTACCCTTTATGGCAACGTCGCCTGCCTTTTATGGAGGGCGGCGTTTTTGTTTTTTTCCGGGCCATGCTGTGTCCTGTATTTGATTTATTTACGCGTTATGGATGATTATAACACCATGGGAGGGATAGTTTTAATGTGCGGAATTACCGGTTGGATAGATTTGGGTGCAGATATTACCCGGCAGCGTCCCACACTTGAGGCGATGAATGAATTCCAACTGCACCGGGGCCCCGATGCGGGCGGCATATGGCTCTCAACCCATGCCGCCCTGGGACATCGCAGGTTGATAGTGGTCGACCCGGCGGGTGGCGGACAGCCCATGCTTCGCCAGCGTGGTGATCATATATATGTAATGGTCTATAACGGAGAATTATACAACTCCCCGGAATTAAGGAGGGAATTGACGGCCCACGGATACACCTTCAGCGGTCATTCGGATACAGAAGTACTGTTATTATCTTATATTGAGTGGGGCGAGGATTGTTTGCAGCGTCTGAATGGTATCTATGCGCTGGCCATATGGAGCGAGCGGGACCAGAAGCTGTTTATGGCCCGGGACCGTCTGGGCGTAAAACCGCTGTTTTATAGCCGGCGTGGCTGTGCATTGTATTTTGGCTCCGAGTTAAAGTCACTGCTGGCCCACCCGGCGGTGCAGGCTAGCGTGGATATTGACGGCCTGGCAGAAATACTGGTCATGGCGCCGGGGCGTACACCAGGTCACGGGGTATTTCGCAATGTGAGTGAGCTAAAACCGGGGCATTACCTGGTGTTTGACCGCAGCGGCTTGCGTATCCACCGCTACTGGCAATTGGAAAGCAAGCCCCACGAAGATGATTTGGATACCACCACAGCCAGGGTGCGTGAGCTTTTTTGCGACGCAGTAACACGCCAGTTGGTGGCTGACGTGCCCATCTGCACTTTATTGTCGGGCGGGCTGGATTCCAGCGCCATCACAGCGGTAGTTGCAGAGGCCGGGAGGCATGCCGGTGATGGGCCATTGCATACTTGGTCAGTGGATTTTACTGGCAACGATAGGTATTTTATGCCTGATCTATTCCAACCCAACACCGATGCTCCCTGGATACAACGCGTCTCGGAAAGCCTGGGCACCATGCACCACAGGGTCATCATTGACACACCCGAACTGGTGGACGCACTGGCGGTTGCCATGCAAGCCCGGGATTTACCGGGTATGGCTGACATAGATGCCTCGCTGTACCTTTTTTCCCGGGCGATTAAGCAATCAGCCACCGTAGCCCTTTCCGGGGAATGCGCGGATGAAATATTTGGTGGATATCCCTGGTTTCATAAGGTACGGGCCGCAGCCCAAGGCACATTTCCCTGGCTGCGGGGGCTTGGTGAGCGTATACGCATGCTGGCTCCCGGCGTAATCGATCTGCTAAAGCCGGTGGAATACGTAACCCGGCGTTATCAGGAAACACTGGCCGAGGTGCCCCGCCTGCCGGGCGAAGATCCCTGGGAGGCGCAACTGCGGGAACTAATGTACCTGACCATGAACTGGTTTATGGCTACTTTGCTGGAGCGCAAGGACCGCATGAGCATGGCGGTGGGTCTTGAAATGCGTGTTCCCTTTTGTGATCATCGCCTGGTGGAGTATGCCTGGAACATACCGTGGTCGATGAAAAATTACGGGGGTATGGAAAAGGGTATACTCCGCCGCGCGTTGACCGGTTTACTACCCGAGGAGGTGCTTAAGCGGCGCAAAAGCCCTTACCCCAAGTCTCACCACCCGGTTTATCTGAAAACAGTGCGGAAAATGGTTGGGGAAATTTTAGAAGATTCATCATCACCGCTGCGGCCGCTTATTAATGTAGATAACGTACGCCGCATGATCCAATCAACCGGAACATATTTTGACCAGCCCTTTTATGGCCAGTTGATGAAGGATGCCCAATATTTGGCTTATTTAATTCAGGTGGACGCCTGGTTTAGGGAATACGATGTATCAATATGTTAACATATCCGGGATTCGTGGATTACTGGTATATTGACATATGTGAATACGTATTACTGCCAGACGCCGGCAACAGGTAAACTATTTTACCGGATACGCAGGGAAACACAGCGATGACCCCGGTTTTCAGATTATAATTGGAAAACCGGGGTCATCGCTGTGTTTCATGTTTCCAAGAAAGCAGAAGTCCCGTCCCCTTGCTTCCCTCAGTAAGCATATATTTGACCGTAAGGTCTTAAGGATACCGGGATTAATTTATGGAATGGACCGTTAAGGATTTGATCCGGGTTACCGCCGAAGTGACGGCAGTATTCCCGCACATAACGCGCAACAATTGCTTCATCCCGGTCCTGTAGCGGGCGCACTCCCACTTCTTTGCCCAGCTGGTGCTCCTTTACACAGCCCCGGAGGTAAATTACTCCGCCGTGCATACCGGTGCCGATGTAGTTGGCCCGGTGTGGTTCATTTTCCCGCAAGTTTAAGCCCAGCAGCAGCACCATACCCCCGGCCATATATTCGCCCAGAAAATCCTGGGCCGTGCCCCCCACAACCAGCACGGGAGTTTTATCCCGGTATTCCTTCATGTGAATGGCAGTGCGGTAACCCACGTTATCCCTGATAAAAATTTGGCCGCCCCGCATGGACATGGCCGTTACATCCCCCGCCCGGCCATGTACAATAATTTGCCCCTCATCCATGGTATTGCCTACTCCGTCTTGGGCATTGCCGTGTACAATGATGCGGTGACCGTTTAAAAAAGCACCCAAATCATTGCCTGGAAATTTATTAACTTCTATGTCCAGTTTATCGTCCCCGGGGATATACAGCCGGGTTCCGATGTACCTTTGCCCAAAAACATTGTTAATAACCAGCTCTGTACTGCCCTTTTGCACAGTTTCCCTGAGCAAATCATTTAATTCCTTGTGCTTCAGCCCCCGGGCATCTATGGTGGCCCTGTGGCCATCAATACTCACTCTGGTTTCGTATAGAAAATCCACCGGTTGTAAATTATCCAAAAAATTATCGCGATAACCGAACTTAACATTCAATCCATTCAATCCGTTCATTTAATCACTCCCCCGATATTTCCCGATATGTACTGATAACCGTGTGCTGTCTTGATAGGTCCGGTTGTTGAAATATTAAAATCTTTCAACAACCGGTACCATCTTTTAAGGGTGGTTTTTTCAGACTACTCCCCGGCTCCCTTTACCCCCAGCACGTTAAGTTCCCATTCCTCAAGGCCTACACCGCGCAGGTGTTCCCGGTTGGCACGCAAGCTTTCTATGGCATTGACGCCCAGACCACCCAGCATTTCCTGGATTTCGTGACTCCAGCCCTTTAACAGGTTAACCAGCCTCCGGCTGGTGATTTCCGGATTCAGCCGCTTGGTCAAATAGGGATCCTGGGTACAAATACCCCAGTTGCACTTGCCTGTATAACATTTATGGCAAAGGGTACAGCCCATGGCCACCAGAGCAGCGGTACCGATGTACACACCATCGGCCCCCAGGGCAATGGCTTTGATGGCATCGGCGGAGCAACGGATACCCCCGGCGGCCATGATGGAGCATTTGTTTCGGATACCCTCATCCCGTAACCTTTTATCCACTGCAGCCAGGGCCAACTCCAAAGGTATACCCACATTGTCACGGGTGGCCAGGGGTGCGGCACCGGTGCCACCCCTGATACCATCAATGGCCACGATGTCCGCCCCGGCCCGGACAATGCCCGAAGCAATGGCCGCAACGTTGTGTACTGCGGCAATTTTTACCGAAACCGGCTTGGTGTAATTGGTAGCCTCTTTCAATGCGTATATCAACATGGACAAATCTTCAATGGAATATATGTCATGCTGGGGTGCCGGGGATAGTGCATCCGTACCCCGGGGGATCATTCTGGTTTGGGCGATATAATCCGAAACCTTTTCCCCGGGCAGGTGCCCGCCGATTCCAGGCTTGGCTCCCTGGCCTATTTTTATTTCAATAACCCGGGCGCTGTTTAAATAATCGGCATCCACCCCGAACCGGCCGCTGGCACACTGCACAATGGCGTGTCCGGCGTATTCTTCGCGCATTTCCACAGGTAATCCGCCCTCACCGGTATTGAATAACACACCGGCCTCTTTGGCCGCCATAGCCAGGGATTTAAAGGCGGGGTAACTGATCGCCCCCAGAGACATGGCGGAAAATACCAGCGGTATTTTTACCGGTACGTTGGGATAAACCGGTGAAACTAGTCTTGCCTTGCCTGCACTAAATTCAATTTTTAAGGTATCCGGCTTGCGACCTAAAAAGGTCTGTAATTCCATGGGTTCCCTCAGCGGGTCAATGGAAGGATTGGTCACCTGGGAAGCATTAAGTACCAGGTGGTCCCAATAAATCCGGTATGGTTTGTCATTGCCGCTGCCGGTCAAAACCACACCGCCCGTGGCAGCCTGTTTTTTCAAGTTTTGCATTTTATCTCTGGTCCAGCTGCTGTTGGGACGGTAATCAGCCAATCGGGGTCGTACATGTAAAGCCTCGGTGGGACAAAGGGTTACACAGCGTTGGCAGCCCACGCAGTCCTTTTCAGAAGTAAAAAATCTTTCCAATTCCGGATCGTACAGGTGTACCCCGTTGGCACATTGTCGCTGGCATACCCGGCAGCGAATACACCTGTCTTCCCGCCGTTCAACTATAAATTCCGATAATAGGTTAGGATACATATATACACCACCCTTAAATGGATTTATTTAAACTTTGCAAGTGATCCCGGGTGTGCAATCTGACTACCACCGGTTCACCGCCGGGGGGTGTCCAGGCCAGTTCCAGGTCCGGGCATACCGCCCGGATGGCCGCTTCTTCAGAAGATAAGAATACCAGATCACCCTTGGCGCCCGCCGTTATAGGCCGCAGCCTGATACGGTCGGTAAGACCGATCATTTCATTGTGATGGGCGACAATAACCGTGAAAGGACCGTTCATTAACAGAGGCGCATAAGTCATGCGCAGCGCCGTATATAATTCTCTATCACTGTCATCCATACGGTAAATGGCTTCCCACATGGGCGGGGCAAAAATTTTCGCCACCACTTCAATGGGCAGCCCCTGGCGCCGCATCAATAAATCCACTGCATAGGCCAGCACTTCGGTATCCGTGTGAAGAGTACAGTAATAATTATGCATTTCCAGAAACCGGCGGTTGGCGCCGTATGAAGAGATCTCTCCGTTATGCACCACCGTCCAGTCCAATATTGAGAGCGGGTGTGCCCCGCCCCACCAACCCGGGGTATTGGTGGGAAACCTGCTGTGTACCGTCCATATATATCCCTCGTATAGATCATCCAGCATGAAGTAATCCGCTATTTCTTCGGGAAATCCAACGCCCTTAAAAACACCGACATCTTTACCCGATGAAAATACGTAAGCATTATCTATGTGGCTGTTCAGGTACATCACTTTGTTGATCACATACTCATCATCAGGGATATTTTCCTCGGCACCGCTTTTTTGCGGGGCTACGAAATATCGCCAGGCCAGAGGAGGAGCAAACAGGCGGATATTCGGGTTGGTGGGTATCTCTTCATCAAACACCACGTAAAAATTCTGCTTTAAAAAAGCTTCCACGTTCTTTTGGGCCGTTGGACTTTTGTCCTGGTAGATAATGTGCAGTGCATAATACTCTTTATATTTGGGATACAGACCATAAATGGCAAACCCGCCACCCAGACCGCTGCCCCGTACTTTCATGTTCTTAATGGCGTCAATGGCCATCTGGCCGCCGAATCTGACACCGCCTGTATGCA from Desulfallas thermosapovorans DSM 6562 carries:
- a CDS encoding IclR family transcriptional regulator, which gives rise to MSTGNERKTKTVQSVDRSLAILEALARHREPIALTVLSVKLGLNISTVHRLLNTLIVAGFVEQEPNQGRYRLGLKTFEIGNAALYNLDIRSIAKPYLKELVDRCNETANLSVLNRGEVVYIDQVESPNIVKMFAKPGTRGPAYCTASGKVLLASLPPGELNQIVKKNKFYKYTDRTITDSELFKKELAKVKQQNYAIDFGELEEGVQCVAAPVRNHEGKTIAAISVSGPATRISQSFPRAELIKLIIEAANRISLQLGFYR
- a CDS encoding PEP/pyruvate-binding domain-containing protein — encoded protein: MGINNKVSTGLKGFDQAIDMLRLGDNVVWQVDEVSDYRKIVEPYAVQARLDQRKLVYVRFGRHAPLLKESPEIKVYHLDAQKGFEGFATAVHSLVEQEGQETFYVFDCLSDLLEYWYSDLMISNFFKVSCPLLHEFDTLAYFAIKRNVHTYSTIACIRETTQLLLDLYHVKNKFYVHPLKVWKRYSPTMFFPHLIQDQEAVCITASSEAAELFSSINRVGERLDYWDVVFNKARFALTLGLEEQEKAKRLLMKLLIGSESRMFDLCDRYFTLRDILNIATRVVGSGFIGGKSVGMLLARKILEQEGHNRFTPFLEPHDSYYIGSDVYYTYLVQNGCWKLRTKQKTKEGFFKYAPELKQKILNGKFSEPIREEFMRMLEYFGQSPVIVRSSSLLEDNYGNTFAGKYESVFCVNQGTPEERFAAFEQAIRTVYASTMNEDALAYRMNRGLFDKDEQMAILVQRVSGDYHKERFFPHLAGVGNSSNLYVWDKSIDMNAGMLRLVFGLGTRAVERTTGDYAKIVCLDNPLRTPPVSCEDRKKYSQRYVDVLSLKKNTLTSQSWDEIVNDDLKADKNLFASWDYPTANRLRELGYTGNHLAYILDFYKLLKDTEFPDLMRDMLALLSRVYDYPVDIEFTVNFTADNRFKINLLQCRPLRTRGLGTAVQMPELVDERDCFFSTRGNFMGGNVRLPVDYVVYVNAQAYAERNEQSKWAVARQVGLLNTALKGKSVMLVGPGRWGTSTPSLGVPVHFSELCNMSVICEIAFCDAGFTPELSYGTHFFQNLVEAGIFYIAIFDGQEDVVFNPECILKKENMLAAILPQCKQSANVIHVAQTDGLVLFSDIVTQKVICKSNGSKRSITATGVN
- a CDS encoding thioredoxin domain-containing protein; this translates as MTKKGEPNRLIHEKSPYLLQHAYNPVDWFPWGDEAFNKAREEDKPVFLSIGYSTCHWCHVMERESFEDREVADELNRHFVSIKVDREERPDIDQIYMTVCQALTGQGGWPLTVIMTPDKKPFFAGTYFPKHSRWGRAGLLDILKQVADKWASDREKLVQTSHMITEQVQFTPGHRLAGESAADITARAYNQFRQSFDKRYGGFGAAPKFPTPHNLLFLMRYWKQTGEETALHMAEKTLHSIYRGGINDHIGFGYARYSTDEKWLVPHFEKMLYDNALLALAFLEAYQATQNEFYAEAARQIFTYVLRDMTHPEGGFYSAEDADSEGVEGKFYVWRPAEVRQVLGSENGDFFCKVYDITENGNFEGQSIPNLIKALPEEQARAMGMETQALLQLLEECRQKLYDYRDQRIHPFKDDKILTAWNGLMITALARGAAVLGDGRYRKAAENALQFIQQKLQRQDGRLLARYRDGESSFNGYLDDYAFLIWGLIELYRATFQATYLTRAIELTHQVRELFWDEQQGGFFFYGADSEQLIARPKEIYDGAMPSGNSVMALNLLQLAAITGDAELDELARRQIDVFAGAASEYPRGYAHFMTALLFAAGPTSEIVITGRREDPQVTEMLRLAQRQYLPGAVLIYRPEGDGKGQEDGLIGELAPFTREQKAIDGQATAYVCRDRACRKPVTDTADLESLLH
- a CDS encoding hemolysin family protein, yielding MDDGTSFSILIALKILLALFLVFLNAVFVAAEFAFVKVRPTRLAQLVAEGNGRAKIAQVCVNNIDSYLSVSQLGITISSLGLGWLGEPVVAKLLEPLLVVFGITSSAALHSISFIIAFTLVTFLHVVFGELVPKSLAIQRAEAVTLWLAIPMRLSYYLFYPGIVLFNGTANGILRKIGVQPASEHEKSHNEEELQMLVSESYRGGHLDTDEWRLLQNVFEFEKKVVKDIMVPRPEVVFLDYRKSLAENKHKALHSGHTRFPLCDGNTDNVVGLVHIKELFQLNDDSSLDDIKRNIMIIPEGLHLDKLLRDFQQSHQHMALVVDEYGCTAGIVTMENVLEELVGEIQDEFDHEQPEVAPEKDGAFLVDGRLPLEEAAEMFCLPLDDENEYDTLGGYVFGKLGKRPRVGDKVELPGHRLEVAEITGLRIRRIRLNILNKELCESRPVA